In Falco biarmicus isolate bFalBia1 chromosome 7, bFalBia1.pri, whole genome shotgun sequence, a single window of DNA contains:
- the BDKRB1 gene encoding B1 bradykinin receptor, whose protein sequence is MTETPLLNVLSSNRSENKSNETICPDLEEWWEIVYYIVPNYINIICLIGMLGNLFVLFTYLLHKGSLKTAEIYLTNLAVADLIFLTCLPFWAENIRNEFDWPFGKFLCRSTSMSITLNMYTSIYLLVAVSVDRYLSFVHTLNHRGIRRKAMAKGICLLTWFFSILLSIPTFMFRTVKYFPLWNISACTLDFPTPMWITAENLVFNLVGFGLPSTAIIFLNLSTFRSLQKKAREGRALRTKSCKEHKGTKATRLIFTVVLMFLLCWTPYHFFVFLDTLYQTEVIKGCFWGELVNFGEQFSYTLATTSSCINPVIYVFVGKYFRQKALEVFSQFIPCGFPLSWVSFKEKSSYFNMFPIRSSLT, encoded by the coding sequence atgactgaaaCTCCTCTACTGAATGTTCTCTCCTCAAACCGGAGTGAAAACAAGAGCAATGAAACTATTTGCCCGGACTTGGAGGAATGGTGGGAAATTGTGTACTATATAGTACCCAATTATATCAACATCATCTGCCTTATTGGAATGCTTGGAAATTTGTTTGTTCTCTTCACATACTTACTGCACAAGGGGTCCCTGAAGACAGCTGAAATCTACCTTACGAACTTAGCTGTTGCTGATCTTATCTTCCTCACATGCCTTCCTTTCTGGGCAGAGAACATCAGGAATGAATTTGACTGGCCATTTGGCAAGTTCCTTTGTCGCAGCACCAGCATGTCCATCACCCTAAACATGTACACCAGCATCTATTTGCTAGTGGCAGTCAGCGTGGATCGCTATTTGAGTTTTGTTCATACCTTGAACCACAGAGGGATACGGAGGAAAGCTATGGCCAAAGGGATCTGCTTGCTCACCTGGTTCTTCAGCATCCTTCTCAGCATCCCAACCTTTATGTTTCGGACTGTGAAATACTTTCCTCTGTGGAATATTTCAGCATGCACTTTAGACTTCCCCACCCCAATGTGGATAACAGCTGAAAACCTGGTATTCAACTTAGTGGGGTTTGGGTTGCCATCTACAGCAATCATCTTCCTTAATTTGTCTACCTTTCGCTCCctacaaaaaaaagcaagagaaggaaGAGCACTCAGAACAAAGAGTTGCAAGGAGCACAAAGGCACAAAGGCCACCAGGTTGATCTTCACAGTGGTACTGATGTTTCTCTTGTGTTGGACTCCTTACCATTTTTTTGTATTCCTTGATACATTATACCAGACAGAAGTGATCAAAGGCTGCTTCTGGGGGGAACTAGTCAACTTTGGTGAGCAGTTCAGTTATACTCTGGCTACCACCAGCAGTTGCATTAACCCTGTGATTTATGTCTTTGTTGGGAAATACTTCAGGCAAAAGGCTTTAGAAGTTTTTTCACAGTTTATTCCCTGTGGATTTCCTTTGAGCTGGGTATCGTTCAAAGAAAAGTCTTCATATTTCAACATGTTTCCAATTAGAAGTAGTTTAACCTGA